A region of Homo sapiens chromosome 17, GRCh38.p14 Primary Assembly DNA encodes the following proteins:
- the SLC25A11 gene encoding mitochondrial 2-oxoglutarate/malate carrier protein isoform 2 (isoform 2 is encoded by transcript variant 2) — MAATASAGAGGIDGKPRTSPKMGATVFVQPLDLVKNRMQLSGEGAKTREYKTSFHALTSILKAEGLRGIYTGLSAGLLRQATYTTTRLGIYTVLFERLTGADGTPPGFLLKAVIGMTAGATGAFVGTPAEVALIRMTADGRLPADQRRGYKNVFNALIRITREEGVLTLWRGCIPTMARAVVVNAAQLASYSQSKQFLLDSGYFSDNILCHFCASMISGLVTTAASMPVDIAKTRIQNMRMIDGKPEYKNGLDVLFKVVRYEGFFSLWKGFTPYYARLGPHTVLTFIFLEQMNKAYKRLFLSG; from the exons ATGGCGGCGACGGCGAGTGCCGGGGCCGGCGGGATAGACGGGAAGCCCCGTACCTCCCCTAA GATGGGAGCTACAGTTTTTGTCCAGCCCCTGGACCTGGTGAAGAACCGGATGCAGTTGAGCGGGGAAGGGGCCAAGACTCGAGAGTACAAAACCAGCTTCCATGCCCTCACCAGTATCCTGAAGGCAGAAGGCCTGAGGGGCATTTACACTGG GCTGTCGGCTGGCCTGCTGCGTCAGGCCACCTACACCACTACCCGCCTTGGCATCTATACCGTGCTGTTTGAGCGCCTGACTGGGGCTGATGGTACTCCCCCTGGCTTTCTGCTGAAGGCTGTGATTGGCATGACCGCAGGTGCCACTGGTGCCTTTGTGGGAACACCAGCCGAAGTGGCTCTTATCCGCATGACTGCCGATGGCCG GCTTCCAGCTGACCAGCGCCGTGGCTACAAAAATGTGTTTAACGCCCTGATTCGAATCACCCGGGAAGAGGGTGTCCTCACACTGTGGCGG GGCTGCATCCCTACCATGGCTCGGGCCGTCGTCGTCAATGCTGCCCAGCTCGCCTCCTACTCCCAATCCAAGCAGTTCTTACTGGACTCAG GCTACTTCTCTGACAACATCTTGTGCCACTTCTGTGCCAGCATGATCAGCGGTCTTGTCACCACTGCTGCCTCCATGCCTGTGGACATTGCCAAGACCCG AATCCAGAACATGCGGATGATTGATGGGAAGCCGGAATACAAGAACGGGCTG GACGTGCTGTTCAAAGTTGTCCGCTACGAGGGCTTCTTCAGCCTGTGGAAGGGCTTCACGCCGTACTATGCCCGCCTGGGCCCCCACACCGTCCTCACCTTCATCTTCTTGGAGCAGATGAACAAGGCCTACAAGCGTCTCTTCCTCAGTGGCTGA
- the SLC25A11 gene encoding mitochondrial 2-oxoglutarate/malate carrier protein isoform 1 (isoform 1 is encoded by transcript variant 1), translating to MAATASAGAGGIDGKPRTSPKSVKFLFGGLAGMGATVFVQPLDLVKNRMQLSGEGAKTREYKTSFHALTSILKAEGLRGIYTGLSAGLLRQATYTTTRLGIYTVLFERLTGADGTPPGFLLKAVIGMTAGATGAFVGTPAEVALIRMTADGRLPADQRRGYKNVFNALIRITREEGVLTLWRGCIPTMARAVVVNAAQLASYSQSKQFLLDSGYFSDNILCHFCASMISGLVTTAASMPVDIAKTRIQNMRMIDGKPEYKNGLDVLFKVVRYEGFFSLWKGFTPYYARLGPHTVLTFIFLEQMNKAYKRLFLSG from the exons ATGGCGGCGACGGCGAGTGCCGGGGCCGGCGGGATAGACGGGAAGCCCCGTACCTCCCCTAAGTCCGTCAAGTTCCTGTTTGGGGGCCTGGCCGG GATGGGAGCTACAGTTTTTGTCCAGCCCCTGGACCTGGTGAAGAACCGGATGCAGTTGAGCGGGGAAGGGGCCAAGACTCGAGAGTACAAAACCAGCTTCCATGCCCTCACCAGTATCCTGAAGGCAGAAGGCCTGAGGGGCATTTACACTGG GCTGTCGGCTGGCCTGCTGCGTCAGGCCACCTACACCACTACCCGCCTTGGCATCTATACCGTGCTGTTTGAGCGCCTGACTGGGGCTGATGGTACTCCCCCTGGCTTTCTGCTGAAGGCTGTGATTGGCATGACCGCAGGTGCCACTGGTGCCTTTGTGGGAACACCAGCCGAAGTGGCTCTTATCCGCATGACTGCCGATGGCCG GCTTCCAGCTGACCAGCGCCGTGGCTACAAAAATGTGTTTAACGCCCTGATTCGAATCACCCGGGAAGAGGGTGTCCTCACACTGTGGCGG GGCTGCATCCCTACCATGGCTCGGGCCGTCGTCGTCAATGCTGCCCAGCTCGCCTCCTACTCCCAATCCAAGCAGTTCTTACTGGACTCAG GCTACTTCTCTGACAACATCTTGTGCCACTTCTGTGCCAGCATGATCAGCGGTCTTGTCACCACTGCTGCCTCCATGCCTGTGGACATTGCCAAGACCCG AATCCAGAACATGCGGATGATTGATGGGAAGCCGGAATACAAGAACGGGCTG GACGTGCTGTTCAAAGTTGTCCGCTACGAGGGCTTCTTCAGCCTGTGGAAGGGCTTCACGCCGTACTATGCCCGCCTGGGCCCCCACACCGTCCTCACCTTCATCTTCTTGGAGCAGATGAACAAGGCCTACAAGCGTCTCTTCCTCAGTGGCTGA
- the SLC25A11 gene encoding mitochondrial 2-oxoglutarate/malate carrier protein isoform 3 (isoform 3 is encoded by transcript variant 3), with amino-acid sequence MAATASAGAGGIDGKPRTSPKSVKFLFGGLAGLSAGLLRQATYTTTRLGIYTVLFERLTGADGTPPGFLLKAVIGMTAGATGAFVGTPAEVALIRMTADGRLPADQRRGYKNVFNALIRITREEGVLTLWRGCIPTMARAVVVNAAQLASYSQSKQFLLDSGYFSDNILCHFCASMISGLVTTAASMPVDIAKTRIQNMRMIDGKPEYKNGLDVLFKVVRYEGFFSLWKGFTPYYARLGPHTVLTFIFLEQMNKAYKRLFLSG; translated from the exons ATGGCGGCGACGGCGAGTGCCGGGGCCGGCGGGATAGACGGGAAGCCCCGTACCTCCCCTAAGTCCGTCAAGTTCCTGTTTGGGGGCCTGGCCGG GCTGTCGGCTGGCCTGCTGCGTCAGGCCACCTACACCACTACCCGCCTTGGCATCTATACCGTGCTGTTTGAGCGCCTGACTGGGGCTGATGGTACTCCCCCTGGCTTTCTGCTGAAGGCTGTGATTGGCATGACCGCAGGTGCCACTGGTGCCTTTGTGGGAACACCAGCCGAAGTGGCTCTTATCCGCATGACTGCCGATGGCCG GCTTCCAGCTGACCAGCGCCGTGGCTACAAAAATGTGTTTAACGCCCTGATTCGAATCACCCGGGAAGAGGGTGTCCTCACACTGTGGCGG GGCTGCATCCCTACCATGGCTCGGGCCGTCGTCGTCAATGCTGCCCAGCTCGCCTCCTACTCCCAATCCAAGCAGTTCTTACTGGACTCAG GCTACTTCTCTGACAACATCTTGTGCCACTTCTGTGCCAGCATGATCAGCGGTCTTGTCACCACTGCTGCCTCCATGCCTGTGGACATTGCCAAGACCCG AATCCAGAACATGCGGATGATTGATGGGAAGCCGGAATACAAGAACGGGCTG GACGTGCTGTTCAAAGTTGTCCGCTACGAGGGCTTCTTCAGCCTGTGGAAGGGCTTCACGCCGTACTATGCCCGCCTGGGCCCCCACACCGTCCTCACCTTCATCTTCTTGGAGCAGATGAACAAGGCCTACAAGCGTCTCTTCCTCAGTGGCTGA